The nucleotide sequence CACGGCAACACTCGCTATTACTATACCCATACAGTCGGAACAAGTGGTGTTCTTGCTCAACCGATACTGTTACCAAAACCGTTTCTCTTGTCAACTTCCCATAATAAAATCAATTTTATACACAATTCCAGTTATGTTTATGAACCGAACGATATTGGCAGCCGACTTTATTTTGCACAACTCAACCGTGCAACTGGCACCCTATTAGCAACGAGACAGCTAAATACTGATCTATATTGGAATGTGGGAACACATGGAGAAATTCGAGATGATGGTTATGGCTTTTTTTGCTCTGGCACCGATTCATTGCCCACTCAATTCATACAGGATTATGTACGCATAACAATAAACAATACAACCGATGGCGGACGAACTTTTTCTAGACAATATCTGACAGAGTATGCTAGTGCTAGAGAAAATACGATTTATGGTTGGAAAGAAAAATATGTAGTATTGACATGGTTGGATTCAACTGTACAAGCCACTAACACCCGCGCAGCATTCTGGGCAGCATTTTCAGCAAATCGTGGACAAAGTTTTTATCCAGGAAAACAGTTAGTAAATGGTATGGCAGGTTTTTACAATACTGACGTACGTTCCATTGAGATTCGCCCACTTGAACATCGAATCCGCATCAATTACGTCAGAGGGATGATAGGAGCCGATATATTTAATTACTCAATGGTTGGCACATTTACACCTGATTCTGTTCTGCCAAGCTTGGACTCTGTTTGGTCGTTACCGTTGGATTGCGCAACAAATGAGCGCATAAATTTACGGGCATCTGCTCGCGATAACGATTCTTTATGGCGGGTCTGTTTAGTTGTTCGCCCGCTTGATTCACAAGACTCTCAAGTTGTCACTCTTACAAGGATAAACGAACACCTTTTTGAAGGCGAATGGCTTGCTCCCGACACGTCGACAACCCTAACCCACTATTATTTCAATGAGGACATGTGGGAAAATCGGGGCTTCTACACCACTTTAACTCCTCTTCACCCAGACACAATAACTGTTGTTTCGTCGGATGTAACGGAAAGTAATCCGCTTGTTTCCGAATTCGGAGTGTCGATTCACCCCAACCCCTTCAATCATTCGACGACGATTACCGCCACTCTCCCACTCGGATCATCCGATGCGGTAATCACAATTCACGATATTTTGGGACGGGAGGTGTATCGTTCCCAACCATTGCACCGCGATGCCAGTAACAATATCTCACTAATCTGGAATACTCATACCAGCAATGCCAGTGGACAATCGAAGGTACCACTCAGCAGTGGCATCTACTTCGTACAACTTCGCGCCGGCTCCTACCACACCATCACCAAAATCACTCTCCTACAGTAGGGGCGTGCCGCGCACGCCCGTATCTTTTTGC is from bacterium and encodes:
- a CDS encoding T9SS type A sorting domain-containing protein: MVPFRFLFTLLLLITLVTCAMAQPQAPIVWGQPVQINTYPTFDDTWVVYSKGDTLVNIGTYWTRWIEVVKVSISVNNGATWRPTTHLVDSTMNDNNLIGANWRVCYTDQTLYICSALNASVVGLWSSVDWGLTWRCTRIPVPIGFLRMDDNIGDTLFFVQQDYNHGNTRYYYTHTVGTSGVLAQPILLPKPFLLSTSHNKINFIHNSSYVYEPNDIGSRLYFAQLNRATGTLLATRQLNTDLYWNVGTHGEIRDDGYGFFCSGTDSLPTQFIQDYVRITINNTTDGGRTFSRQYLTEYASARENTIYGWKEKYVVLTWLDSTVQATNTRAAFWAAFSANRGQSFYPGKQLVNGMAGFYNTDVRSIEIRPLEHRIRINYVRGMIGADIFNYSMVGTFTPDSVLPSLDSVWSLPLDCATNERINLRASARDNDSLWRVCLVVRPLDSQDSQVVTLTRINEHLFEGEWLAPDTSTTLTHYYFNEDMWENRGFYTTLTPLHPDTITVVSSDVTESNPLVSEFGVSIHPNPFNHSTTITATLPLGSSDAVITIHDILGREVYRSQPLHRDASNNISLIWNTHTSNASGQSKVPLSSGIYFVQLRAGSYHTITKITLLQ